One Lactobacillus sp. CBA3606 DNA segment encodes these proteins:
- a CDS encoding FtsK/SpoIIIE domain-containing protein gives MKAIFHYRGTQIHPRDQNLVFQTLLSMILFILLPLTIFFYLPLLSKINLKTVSWPTIHSLPWSFSGLIISSIITFLVSLIIILLILIRFPDQYRKLIHRQKIARMFMTNNWYESETRKNDGFFKDLDLGGSKERISRFPRVYYRLKNGLIHVQVEIVMSPYQDQLIHLEKKLESGLYCEIVDKILHDSFVEYTLLYDTIGNRISIEHVKCQKGAVNLMNNVAWEYDVLPHMLIAGGTGGGKTYFILTLIQALIRDGNQLTILDPKNSDLADLTDVIPDVHYEQDDMIAAVAQFYQEMMERNKEMKKMAGYQTGNNYAALGLPAHFLVFDEYVAFMDMIGREAVQVMSKLKQIVMLGRQSGFFLILACQRPDAKYLGDGIRDQFMFRAALGRMSDLGYTMMFGETDKDFFLKPIKGRGYVDTGISVISEFYTPLVPKGYDFLGEIDAAYQSNNKTL, from the coding sequence TTGAAAGCAATTTTTCACTATCGCGGCACTCAAATCCATCCACGTGATCAGAACCTAGTTTTTCAAACATTGCTAAGTATGATTCTATTCATCTTGCTACCATTGACTATTTTCTTTTATCTGCCGTTACTGTCTAAAATCAACCTCAAAACCGTTTCATGGCCAACAATTCATAGCCTCCCTTGGTCGTTTAGCGGATTGATTATCAGTTCCATCATTACATTTCTGGTTTCATTAATAATCATCTTACTGATATTAATCAGATTTCCCGACCAATACCGCAAATTGATACATCGACAAAAAATTGCGCGAATGTTCATGACGAATAACTGGTATGAGAGTGAGACAAGGAAAAATGATGGCTTTTTTAAAGACTTAGATTTAGGGGGTTCAAAAGAACGAATCTCACGGTTTCCACGAGTTTACTATCGTTTGAAAAATGGTCTGATCCATGTGCAGGTGGAAATTGTAATGAGTCCTTACCAAGATCAACTGATCCATTTGGAAAAGAAACTTGAATCCGGCTTATACTGTGAAATCGTTGATAAAATCCTCCATGATTCATTTGTAGAGTACACGCTACTCTATGATACGATTGGTAATCGAATTTCGATTGAACATGTGAAATGTCAAAAAGGCGCCGTCAACCTTATGAATAATGTTGCTTGGGAATACGATGTTTTGCCCCATATGCTAATCGCTGGCGGCACTGGTGGTGGAAAAACCTATTTTATTCTCACATTGATCCAAGCATTGATTCGCGATGGTAATCAGTTGACCATTCTTGATCCAAAAAATTCCGACCTAGCCGATTTGACCGATGTTATTCCAGATGTTCACTATGAACAAGACGATATGATTGCCGCCGTAGCTCAGTTTTACCAAGAAATGATGGAACGTAATAAAGAGATGAAAAAAATGGCCGGTTACCAAACAGGCAATAACTATGCCGCGCTTGGACTTCCCGCCCATTTTCTAGTCTTTGATGAGTATGTGGCTTTCATGGATATGATCGGACGTGAAGCTGTACAAGTCATGAGTAAGCTTAAACAAATTGTCATGCTTGGCCGTCAATCAGGATTCTTTCTTATCTTGGCCTGCCAGCGCCCTGACGCAAAATATTTAGGTGATGGTATTCGTGATCAGTTTATGTTCCGAGCAGCACTTGGTCGAATGTCGGACCTTGGTTATACCATGATGTTTGGTGAAACCGATAAAGATTTCTTCTTAAAACCCATCAAAGGTCGTGGTTACGTTGATACTGGTATTAGCGTTATTAGTGAGTTTTACACACCACTGGTACCGAAGGGCTATGATTTTCTGGGTGAGATCGATGCTGCCTACCAGAGCAATAACAAAACACTGTAA
- a CDS encoding DUF961 family protein has protein sequence MDLKYVIPEVRETFGQLTFAGNFSETREGSGANRKVVSRTYDLYSNVQRADNIQVTIPVAAGEKNDTLEPFDRVRLINPRIAAVGYRIAEAAFVNYTCMADDFVKI, from the coding sequence ATGGATCTTAAATATGTAATTCCCGAAGTACGTGAAACTTTCGGTCAACTCACCTTTGCCGGTAATTTTAGCGAAACTCGCGAAGGCTCCGGTGCCAATCGTAAAGTTGTTTCGCGCACTTATGACCTTTACTCCAATGTTCAACGTGCCGACAACATTCAAGTGACGATCCCAGTGGCAGCCGGTGAAAAAAATGACACGCTCGAACCATTTGATCGGGTTCGATTAATTAATCCACGAATCGCCGCAGTTGGTTATCGGATTGCCGAAGCAGCATTTGTAAATTACACCTGCATGGCTGATGATTTCGTCAAGATTTAG
- a CDS encoding YdcP family protein, giving the protein MRLPEGIKLDTPKTFGKLLFSAQRRERFIEDDEGNQTTNVRSRTFDLKSTVQGQMVQVSIPAEAGTKNFEYDQEIELVNPEIDTVANADFRGVTVSWYLKASDIVSVKNNQSKTGSVTTEKNTNDKK; this is encoded by the coding sequence ATGCGATTACCAGAAGGCATTAAGCTAGACACACCAAAAACGTTCGGTAAATTATTATTCTCCGCCCAACGCCGTGAAAGATTTATCGAAGACGATGAAGGCAACCAAACAACTAATGTTCGCTCACGTACCTTTGATCTAAAAAGTACAGTACAAGGTCAGATGGTTCAAGTCTCCATTCCGGCCGAAGCTGGGACTAAGAATTTTGAATATGATCAAGAAATAGAACTAGTTAATCCTGAGATCGACACTGTCGCCAATGCGGATTTCCGAGGTGTAACTGTTTCTTGGTATCTCAAAGCATCTGATATTGTATCAGTCAAAAATAACCAATCTAAAACTGGTTCAGTAACCACGGAGAAAAATACAAATGACAAAAAATAA